A stretch of Glandiceps talaboti chromosome 18, keGlaTala1.1, whole genome shotgun sequence DNA encodes these proteins:
- the LOC144449630 gene encoding uncharacterized protein LOC144449630 has product MEDFENFENTRRKLASVSIGGKSPLRENQSHNIRSSQSDSDLTEDDQIRYNKLIVKSKTKAKEGNAVESLSLLQKAAKIQNSDKIQRRIKRLEEWIKEYANEEEDDDEDDETDNGMINMGGFTLHRDIYNKLFSYQKESIMWFWGLHRHKSGGILGDDMGLGKTIQVISFLSGLFDAERVKSVLIVMPASLIINWEKEFDKWAPGVRAMTYHGSSKRERERALSKVQRRGGVLLTTYGIVTNNWQELAKDEAWKEFFWDYVILDEGHKIKSTSNKCSKAVHAIAAKRRFILTGTPVQNNLKELWALFDFVTQGQLLGTQKTFAMEYESPIVRARQRDATASEKRLGTEMAENLRQLIAPYFLRRTKAETIEQSKQTNKPEQSMSVSKTDSNKGEPAKSQHKPKLTKKNDFILWVFLSDVQQKVYQDFVSTEEVRELLMTNKSPLAMLTMLKKICDHPRLLNKRACGMLNLEGEDSGGMLDEASQIQCAADNIQHISDRSLMDESGKMVVLVALLENLRSQGHRTLVFSQSRKMLDIIQKVLEGMDFKIMRMDGTIRKLEDRERIIRKFQKDPSYSVFLLTTGVGGVGLTLTAADRVVIFDPSWNPATDNQAVDRAYRIGQKKTVVIYRLISCGSVEEKIYRRQIFKDSITRQATGSSKDPYRYFTRQELKELFVLDDPHVSSTQIQLQQLHSSDRDTNTDLDEHVAFLHSLAVFGISDHDLMFSQEDTQDGVEDTVVENYVQEKVRRAREIVTNESDVNRQLTENIQKNTEFGHYRPTESPFKPSTNDGSQRFKPNRPTGRSMPETVDLTMVDDDDTDNNERQKSTGVVDLTLQQDSGNEEDVNQSMANLTIQDSSPDAVSHTKQIEQNHSTSDSSSNDLEFHTVDDIPYNEIKECAEDVVFETEGNVPDENEDLPDILGESGVSTESDSVQPTSESKDSSLSEANGYLERLSDNSVRVASRNSLSKDVSRPPSALALDRDIDTPDIVHDITDNADDQEKNGDDPKSSIVKSMASPQLSKDVGDESFSSMTRRKGVRKHAVISDEESDEESEENVCFDMKANLENDASDDSYYERQSEIDNSKRRQDDIDQCDESMEPMDTTMNSVSETTSDVDESDQEDNEAASDDSFIHAKKNRKAGRMITSDSEDDSDEEEVDKDHEDQESCRVEKELNNLSDSVNNQDDSVFENSDAVVQPQTNKDKYSRDTTNDDEDQRQGSEASSSESIEVDSKLCQVSFESPDLKQESCKDSTDGGSYHDNTSTSRSPDTTSEISIEIDSRECQTSLIETSEHSASEDEEEKRIEAILSKSICLNDFSSDEDISETPKNMCKPGLRAHSSAKRRRSSCVRSVSLVLESDREMKCSPITPGRDNRDVMSNVPVLLDSEDEDKFVSLPKHLNLGNLTFVSESPIAQEKSYEASDSDAFVKETPDNSPISGNSELSSRVNTEVDPVPVIMDSEDDEIKDNDGNLTIMSTDEEESFMSAQDELPEDVKRSERELDDDQEYVTEEEEEEEEEDEEDGDDIDDSEGDDDEEDEVEENHSDNIDVEESYADDEAEEEEEDSLNGFIVNDSDEDGESESDEDSEKDDDDDDDDDDDDDDDDDDDDDDDDDDDDDEDEDEDEEESSNNAPRDLSEEEINKYKELVKQGRFQHKNGNIEGALKMYFKALDIDGNDIELQKTTLKLFKQFKCTK; this is encoded by the exons ATGGAGGATTTTGAGAATTTTGAAAACACAAGAAGAAAATTGGCCTCAGTATCAATTGGAGGAAAATCTCCACTGAGAG AAAACCAAAGTCACAACATCAGAAGTAGTCAAAGTGATAGTGACTTGACTGAAGATGACCAAATCAGATACAATAAATTGATTGTCAAGTCAAAGACAAAGGCAAAAGAAGGCAACGCTGTGGAATCTTTGTCACTTTTACAGAAAGCTGCAAAAATCCAAAACAGTGATAAGATACAACGAAGAATAAAGAGGCTGGAG GAATGGATAAAAGAATATGCTAATGaggaagaagatgatgatgaagacgATGAGACTGACAATGGAATGATAAACATGGGTGGTTTCACTCTACATAGAGACATCtacaataaattattttcatatcagAAAGAAAGCATCATGTGGTTTTGGGGTTTACATCGCCACAAGTCAGGAGGCATTCTAGGTGATGATATGGG GTTGGGAAAAACTATTCAGGTTATATCTTTTCTGTCTGGCTTGTTTGATGCTGAAAGAGTTAAAAGTGTTTTAATTGTGATGCCGGCATCTCTCATCATAAACTGGGAAAAGGAATTTGATAAATG GGCACCAGGAGTTAGAGCAATGACATACCATGGCAGTAGTAAAAGGGAGAGAGAAAGAGCTTTATCCAAGGTCCAACGCCGTGGTGGTGTTCTTTTAACTACATATGGTATTGTTACCAATAATTGGCAAGAACTTGCCAAAGATGAAGCTTGGAAAGAGTTTTTTTGG GACTATGTGATATTGGATGAAGGTCACAAGATAAAAAGTACCAGTAATAAATGTTCTAAAGCAGTTCATGCTATTGCTGCAAAGAGGAGGTTTATTCTGACAGGAACCCCTGTACAGAATAATCTGAAG GAACTTTGGGCTCTGTTTGACTTTGTAACCCAGGGTCAGTTGTTGGGGACCCAGAAGACATTTGCTATGGAGTACGAGTCACCAATTGTCAGG GCCAGACAGAGAGATGCCACAGCTTCAGAGAAAAGACTTGGTACAGAGATGGCAGAGAATCTAAGACAACTCATTGCACCCTACTTCCTACGGAGAACCAAAGCTGAGACAATAGAACAGAgtaaacaaaccaacaaacctGAACAGAGTATGTCTGTCAGTAAGACTGACAGTAACAAGGGTGAACCAGCAAagag CCAACATAAA CCCAAACTAACCAAGAAGAATGATTTTATTCTATGGGTATTTCTGAGTGATGTACAACAGAAAGTCTACCAAGATTTTGTTTCCACTGAAGAAGTTAGAGAG TTATTAATGACGAATAAGTCACCCCTAGCCATGCTGACAATGTTGAAGAAAATCTGTGATCACCCACGTTTGCTTAACAAGAGGGCATGTGGTATGCTGAACCTAGAAGGAGAGGATAG tgGGGGAATGTTAGATGAAGCCAGTCAGATTCAGTGTGCTGCTGATAATATACAACATATTAGTGACAGGTCATTGATGGATGAATCTGGTAAAATGGTGGTCTTGGTTGCATTGCTGGAAAATCTCAGGTCACAGGGTCATCGTACATTAGTGTTTAGTCAATCCAGAAAAATGTTAGATATTATCCAGAAAGTACTTGAAGGCATG GATTTCAAGATAATGAGAATGGATGGCACAATCCGTAAACTTGAAGACAGAGAAAGAATAATCCGTAAATTCCAGAAAGATCCCTCTTATTCCGTGTTTCTGctgacaaccggagttggtggAGTAGGTCTTACTCTTACTGCAGCTGATAGAGTTGTCATTT TTGATCCAAGCTGGAACCCTGCTACAGACAACCAGGCAGTTGACAGAGCTTACCGCATTGGGCAGAAGAAAACCGTCGTCATCTACAGATTGATCTCATGTGGCTCTGTAGAAGAGAAGATCTACCGACGACAGATCTTTAAAGACTCCATAACTAGACAAGCAACAGGATCTTCTAAAGACCCATACAG GTATTTTACTCGTCAGGAACTGAAAGAGTTGTTTGTTTTGGATGATCCACATGTTTCCTCCACTCAGATACAATTGCAGCAGCTTCATTCTTCAGACAGGGACACCAATACTGATTTGGACGAACACGTTGCGTTTCTTCATTCACTTG CTGTGTTTGGAATTAGTGACCATGATCTGATGTTTAGTCAGGAAGATACACAAGATGGTGTTGAAGATACCGTAGTGGAGAATTACGTCCAGGAAAAG GTACGAAGAGCTCGTGAGATTGTCACTAACGAATCAGATGTGAATAGACAACTTACAGAGAATATTCAAAAGAACACAGAGTTTGGACACTATAGACCTACGGAGTCACCATTCAAACCATCAACCAATGATGGATCACAAAGATTCAAACCTAACAGACCAACTG GTAGAAGCATGCCAGAAACTGTAGACCTGACAAtggttgatgatgatgacactgACAATAATGAGAGACAGAAATCCACTGGTGTTGTTGATTTAACATTACAGCAAGATAGTGGTAACGAAGAAGACGTGAATCAGTCTATGGCTAATCTTACTATTCAAGACTCCTCCCCAGATGCTGTAAGTCATACTAAACA AATAGAGCAGAATCATTCCACTAGTGATTCCAGTTCTAATGATCTAGAGTTTCATACTGTTGATGATATTCCATACAATGAAATCAAAGAATGTGCTGAAGATGTGGTCTTTGAAACTGAGGGAAACGTCCCTGATGAAAATGAAGATTTACCCGACATTTTAGGAGAGTCTGGTGTCAGTACTGAATCAGACTCAGTCCAGCCTACCTCAGAATCTAAAGATTCTAGCTTATCTGAAGCAAATGGTTACTTGGAAAGGTTAAGTGACAATTCTGTGAGAGTTGCATCAAGAAATAGCTTATCAAAAGATGTCAGTCGTCCTCCTAGTGCCTTAGCACTTGATAGGGACATTGATACTCCAGACATAGTCCATGATATAACAGATAATGCAGATGACCAAGAGAAAAATGGTGATGACCCGAAGAGTTCCATTGTAAAAAGTATGGCTTCACCACAGCTTAGCAAAGATGTTGGTGATGAAAGTTTTAGCAGTATGACACGAAGGAAGGGTGTTCGTAAACATGCTGTCATTTCGGATGAGGAGTCTGATGAAGAAAGTGAGGagaatgtttgttttgatatgAAGGCGAACCTTGAAAATGACGCATCAGATGATTCCTATTATGAACGACAAAGTGAAATAGATAACAGCAAAAGAAGGCAAGACGACATCGATCAATGTGATGAAAGTATGGAGCCAATGGATACGACCATGAACAGTGTTTCAGAGACCACGTCGGATGTTGATGAGAGTGATCAAGAAGACAACGAGGCTGCCTCAGATGACAGTTTTATTCATGCGAAAAAGAATAGGAAAGCTGGTAGAATGATTACAAGTGATTCTGAAGATGACAGCGATGAAGAGGAAGTTGATAAGGATCATGAAGACCAGGAGAGCTGTAGAGTTGAAAAGGAGCTAAACAATTTATCAGACTCTGTTAATAATCAGGATGATTCTGTTTTTGAAAATAGTGATGCTGTGGTGCAACCGCAAACTAATAAGGATAAATATAGCAGAGATACAACAAATGATGATGAAGATCAGAGACAAGGCAGTGAAGCCTCTTCAAGTGAGTCGATTGAAGTTGATTCCAAACTTTGCCAAGTCAGTTTCGAATCTCCAGATCTTAAGCAAGAAAGTTGCAAGGACAGTACTGATGGAGgtagttaccatgacaacacttcAACAAGCAGGAGTCCAGACACAACGTCTGAAATATCCATAGAGATTGATTCCAGGGAATGTCAAACAAGTTTGATAGAAACCTCGGAACACTCGGCATCAGAAGATGAGGAAGAAAAAAGAATAGAGGCAATACTTTCCAAGTCTATTTGCTTGAATGATTTTTCCTCGGATGAAGACATTTCAGAGACACCCAAAAATATGTGTAAACCAGGACTGAGAGCCCACAGCTCTGCCAAGAGAAGGAGATCTAGTTGTGTTAGATCAGTTTCTCTTGTACTTGAATCAGATCGAGAAATGAAATGTAGTCCCATCACACCAGGAAGAGATAACAGAGATGTAATGAGTAATGTTCCAGTTTTACTGGATTCCGAAGATGAAGATAAGTTTGTTTCATTGCCGAAACATTTGAATCTTGGCAATTTGACATTTGTGAGCGAGTCTCCCATAGCACAGGAGAAATCTTACGAAGCGAGTGACTCTGACGCGTTTGTCAAAGAAACGCCAGACAACAGCCCCATTTCTGGTAATTCTGAACTGTCCTCACGTGTAAACACTGAGGTAGATCCAGTGCCAGTGATAATGGACTCTGAGGATGATGAGATAAAAGATAATGATGGTAATCTGACAATTATGTCCACTGATGAGGAAGAGAGTTTTATGTCGGCCCAAGATGAATTACCTGAAGACGTCAAGAGAAGTGAACGGGAACTAGATGATGATCAAGAATATGTCactgaagaagaagaagaagaagaagaagaggatGAGGAAGATGGAGATGATATTGAT GACAGTGAAGGAGACGATGATGAGGAGGATGAAGTGGAAGAAAACCATAGTGATAACATTGATGTGGAGGAAAGCTATGCTGATGATGAGGCAGAGGAAGAGGAGGAGGATAGCTTAAATGGATTCATTGTAAATGATTCAG